A genome region from Tistrella bauzanensis includes the following:
- a CDS encoding transmembrane prediction, protein MLTRPDRANLLTLIAPPTVWALHFLFAYVFAAIACAKGWDLGVVRIAIAIATGLALVFILAAAVAAHRYTGFSMETSPHDAPTLKDRRRQMGAATFLVAALSFVAVIYSGLPAVFMTDCR, encoded by the coding sequence ATGCTGACCAGACCAGACCGCGCCAATCTGCTCACGCTGATCGCACCGCCCACGGTCTGGGCGCTGCACTTCCTGTTCGCCTATGTTTTCGCCGCCATTGCCTGCGCCAAGGGGTGGGATCTGGGCGTGGTGCGCATCGCCATCGCCATCGCCACCGGTCTGGCGCTGGTGTTCATTCTGGCCGCGGCCGTGGCCGCGCACCGCTATACCGGCTTCAGCATGGAGACCAGCCCCCACGACGCCCCGACGCTGAAGGACCGCCGGCGCCAGATGGGGGCGGCGACCTTTCTGGTCGCGGCGCTCAGTTTCGTCGCGGTCATCTATAGCGGCCTGCCGGCCGTGTTCATGACGGATTGCCGCTGA
- a CDS encoding cytochrome c oxidase assembly protein has protein sequence MAAPVPRPTRLSRPTRPAAAVRLPAALWLPVAAGLVVLAALWAGPLARASATSFAAHMAVHMGLVTVVAPLIAIGIAGSRYDPTPRHPLLFGPLPASLVELLVVWGWHAPLLHGWARTSGTGYILEQGSFLAAGLVVWIACLGRGARGPRGQSLLGTLGLLLTSIHMTLLGALIAFAGRPLYSHALAGLHGTDIDPLAVIADQQFGGIIMLLMGGAAYLAGGVVLMARMFRQTGETAS, from the coding sequence ATGGCCGCGCCAGTACCCCGCCCCACCCGGCTATCCCGCCCCACCCGGCCGGCGGCGGCGGTGCGGCTGCCGGCCGCCCTCTGGCTGCCGGTGGCGGCCGGGCTGGTCGTGCTGGCGGCGTTGTGGGCGGGGCCGCTGGCGCGGGCCTCCGCCACGTCCTTTGCCGCCCATATGGCGGTGCATATGGGGCTGGTCACCGTCGTGGCGCCGCTGATCGCCATCGGCATCGCCGGCAGCCGGTATGATCCGACCCCGCGTCATCCGCTTCTGTTCGGGCCGCTGCCGGCCTCGCTGGTCGAGTTGCTGGTGGTCTGGGGCTGGCATGCGCCGCTGCTGCACGGCTGGGCGCGCACAAGCGGCACCGGCTATATCCTTGAACAGGGCAGTTTTCTTGCCGCCGGCCTGGTGGTCTGGATCGCCTGTCTGGGCCGGGGCGCGCGCGGGCCCCGGGGCCAGAGCCTGCTGGGCACGCTGGGCCTGCTGCTCACCTCAATTCACATGACCCTGCTCGGCGCGCTGATCGCCTTCGCCGGCCGGCCGCTCTATTCCCATGCGCTCGCCGGGTTGCACGGCACCGATATCGACCCGCTCGCGGTCATCGCCGACCAGCAGTTCGGCGGCATCATCATGTTGTTGATGGGCGGGGCGGCCTATCTGGCCGGCGGCGTGGTGCTGATGGCACGGATGTTCCGCCAGACCGGGGAGACGGCGTCATGA
- a CDS encoding c-type cytochrome, producing the protein MKIHIRHLASGLAVLAAVVTIGLWIGLMPISASSGHWRVTSWFLHWVMQNSVQLNAMSVEEPAIVDDPVLVRRAAGHFEASCRFCHGAPGKATGPVPYQMTPAPPGLDNSAHAWAPAELFTIVKHGVKFSGMPAWPAPPRDDEVWAMVAFLRALPDMDEAGYDRLRGAAAPGAAGEAGAAGTTNPVLAGCVACHGIDGGSDGGAFPVIGGQSADYLATSLAAYRDGRRASGIMQLAASGLSDDEIARLARHYAGQRPQQPAQPAAAPDDIRRQITDRGGAIAAEGLPDQRVPACGSCHGGVAVDGAITQPRPGFPRLTGQDRPYLETQLHLWRAGARGGGSHAHLMARAAHGLTDADIAAVAAFYADDGNRGTGSSASR; encoded by the coding sequence ATGAAGATCCATATCCGCCATCTGGCCTCGGGGCTGGCCGTGCTTGCCGCCGTGGTCACCATCGGGCTGTGGATCGGGCTGATGCCGATCTCGGCCAGTTCCGGGCATTGGCGCGTCACCAGTTGGTTCCTGCACTGGGTGATGCAGAATTCCGTGCAACTGAACGCCATGTCGGTCGAGGAGCCCGCCATCGTCGACGATCCGGTGCTGGTCCGGCGCGCCGCCGGACATTTCGAGGCATCCTGCCGCTTCTGCCATGGCGCACCGGGCAAGGCCACCGGCCCCGTGCCCTATCAGATGACCCCGGCGCCGCCGGGCCTGGACAATTCCGCCCATGCCTGGGCGCCGGCGGAGTTGTTCACCATCGTCAAGCATGGCGTGAAGTTCAGCGGCATGCCGGCATGGCCGGCGCCGCCGCGCGATGACGAGGTCTGGGCGATGGTCGCCTTTCTGCGCGCCCTGCCCGATATGGACGAGGCGGGCTATGACCGTCTGCGTGGCGCGGCCGCACCGGGGGCGGCGGGCGAGGCGGGGGCGGCGGGGACGACCAATCCGGTTCTAGCCGGCTGCGTCGCCTGTCATGGCATCGATGGCGGGTCGGATGGCGGCGCGTTTCCGGTGATCGGCGGCCAGTCGGCCGATTATCTCGCCACCAGCCTCGCCGCCTATCGCGATGGTCGGCGCGCCTCGGGCATCATGCAATTGGCGGCAAGCGGGCTCAGCGACGACGAGATCGCCCGCCTCGCCCGTCATTATGCCGGGCAGCGGCCGCAACAGCCGGCGCAGCCGGCCGCCGCGCCGGATGACATTCGTCGGCAGATCACCGACCGTGGTGGCGCCATCGCCGCCGAAGGTCTGCCCGATCAGCGGGTACCGGCCTGTGGCAGTTGCCATGGCGGGGTTGCCGTCGATGGCGCCATCACGCAACCGCGCCCCGGCTTTCCACGCCTCACCGGTCAGGACCGGCCCTATCTGGAAACCCAGTTGCATCTGTGGCGCGCGGGCGCGCGCGGCGGCGGCAGCCATGCCCATCTGATGGCGCGCGCCGCCCACGGTCTGACCGATGCCGACATCGCGGCGGTGGCGGCCTTCTATGCCGATGACGGCAACCGTGGAACAGGCTCGTCCGCAAGCCGTTGA
- a CDS encoding sigma-70 family RNA polymerase sigma factor has protein sequence MMEQHQPPRHDEPTLHDEPALHDEIVNLIPSLRAFARSLTRSACEADDLVQETLMKAIANARQFTAGTNLRAWLFTIQRNTFYTLYHKQQREPVLVVEDLPGVHVKPSQEWSLKLRLVDEAVQKLPPDQREALMLVGGGGMSYEEAAEICGCALGTIKSRVSRARTALLRLLDSDDEHDFLDDVVGGSRRRQDRLTTREQRQSTRPGIADS, from the coding sequence ATGATGGAACAACACCAACCGCCTCGCCATGACGAGCCCACGCTCCATGATGAGCCCGCCCTCCATGATGAGATCGTCAACCTGATCCCGTCCCTGCGCGCCTTCGCTCGATCCCTGACCCGCAGCGCCTGCGAGGCCGATGATCTGGTACAGGAAACGCTGATGAAGGCGATCGCCAACGCCCGTCAGTTCACCGCCGGCACCAATCTCCGCGCCTGGCTGTTCACCATCCAGCGCAATACATTCTACACCTTGTATCATAAGCAGCAGCGCGAGCCGGTTCTGGTCGTCGAAGACCTGCCCGGTGTGCATGTGAAGCCCTCGCAGGAATGGTCGCTGAAGCTGCGGCTGGTCGACGAGGCGGTGCAGAAGCTGCCGCCCGATCAGCGCGAGGCGCTGATGCTGGTCGGTGGCGGCGGCATGAGTTACGAGGAAGCGGCCGAGATCTGCGGCTGCGCCCTCGGCACGATCAAGAGCCGGGTCAGCCGGGCGCGGACCGCGCTGCTGCGCCTGCTCGACAGCGACGACGAGCATGATTTCCTTGATGACGTGGTCGGCGGCAGCCGTCGGCGGCAGGACCGCCTGACGACGCGCGAGCAGCGCCAGTCCACCAGGCCGGGGATCGCCGACAGTTGA
- a CDS encoding NAD-dependent epimerase/dehydratase family protein: protein MSTVLITGGAGFIGRHVCTELLRAGHRVRVLDSLIEQAHGPSPSPSGGLPAAVEFIRGDVRDPMAVTTALDGADAVINLASDVGVGQSMYEIDRYVSVNTLGSAVLMQQVVNSGVRKVIVASSMSVYGEGLYLTPEGAAVEDVRRTAEAVKTGRWDPVTADGRPLIPAATPETKRPDLASIYALTKFDQEQMTLILGAAYGIEAISLRLFNTFGPGQMLSNPYTGVLAIFAGRLLNGQSPMVFEDGEQHRDFVHVRDVARAFRLALETPGLGGEILNIASGRIYTVSQVARLLAGAMDREDLAPQILQKSRVGDVRHCFADITRARARLGFQPELPLEDTVLELVDWVSTQQAQDRVRQAHQELETRGLVV from the coding sequence ATGAGCACAGTCCTGATCACAGGGGGTGCCGGCTTCATCGGCCGGCATGTCTGCACCGAATTGTTGCGGGCCGGGCACCGGGTCCGGGTTCTGGACAGCCTGATCGAACAGGCGCATGGCCCGTCGCCGTCGCCATCCGGGGGCCTGCCCGCAGCGGTCGAGTTCATCCGGGGGGATGTGCGCGACCCCATGGCGGTGACCACGGCGCTGGACGGCGCCGATGCGGTGATCAATCTGGCCTCCGACGTGGGTGTCGGCCAGAGCATGTACGAGATCGACCGCTATGTGTCGGTCAACACGCTGGGCAGCGCCGTGCTGATGCAGCAGGTGGTCAACAGCGGCGTGCGCAAGGTGATCGTCGCCTCGTCGATGAGCGTCTATGGCGAGGGGCTGTACCTCACCCCTGAAGGCGCCGCCGTCGAGGATGTCCGTCGCACGGCCGAGGCCGTGAAGACCGGCCGCTGGGATCCGGTGACCGCCGACGGCCGGCCGCTGATTCCGGCCGCGACCCCTGAGACCAAGCGCCCGGACCTCGCCTCGATCTATGCTCTGACCAAGTTCGATCAGGAACAGATGACCCTGATCCTGGGTGCCGCCTATGGCATCGAGGCGATCAGCCTGCGGCTGTTCAACACCTTCGGCCCCGGCCAGATGCTGTCGAACCCCTATACCGGGGTGCTGGCGATCTTTGCCGGCCGGTTGCTGAACGGCCAGTCGCCGATGGTGTTCGAGGATGGCGAGCAGCATCGCGATTTCGTCCATGTCCGCGACGTCGCCCGCGCCTTCCGTCTGGCTCTGGAAACCCCGGGCCTCGGTGGCGAGATCCTGAACATCGCCAGCGGCCGGATCTATACCGTGTCGCAGGTGGCGCGGCTGCTGGCCGGCGCCATGGACCGCGAGGATCTGGCGCCGCAGATTCTGCAGAAATCGCGGGTCGGCGATGTACGGCACTGTTTCGCCGACATCACCCGCGCCCGCGCCCGGCTTGGTTTCCAACCCGAACTGCCGCTGGAAGACACGGTTCTGGAACTGGTCGACTGGGTATCGACCCAGCAGGCTCAGGACCGCGTGCGTCAGGCCCATCAGGAGCTTGAGACGCGGGGGCTGGTGGTATGA
- a CDS encoding NAD-dependent epimerase/dehydratase family protein produces MTSASSENRAAEDPAFGVAEWFRPGDHMRVLDSLDHIEALGASWLRTHLSWADFHAPGGQDWYDWLIPTLAARVEVLPCIHYTPPSLSRTGTSAGPPHRPQDLADFVDLALSRYGHHFPRIELWNEPNNLLDWDWRADPDWRIFCEMIGAAAWWSEHRGWPVVLGGPCPFDLNWLELMGERGVLGTVSAVGIHGFPGTWDSEAGGWEGWTRHITALRDLLDRHHPRAGIWITEGGYSTWRHDQREQARRFLQALDAPADRLYWYGLRDLPPDVAVQEGRQFDIRHYHMGMLDDRGRDKLLARLLRQGGVAAVRRKIAISEDSPRRADDGDADPAGTTRGTTRRRAASPVLITGGAGFIGSNLADALLTQGEDVILFDNLSRPGVSTNVDWLRARHGNHVALHAADIRDLDALSEAAGDAGSVFHLAAQVAVTESLTAPVEDFAINAAGTLHLLEALRAKSDPTPLVFASTNKVYGHLTHLALEQGPQGHLPVDARLRQGGIDEGHSLDLATPYGCSKGAADQYVLDYASSFGLPAAVLRMSCIYGPRQFGTEDQGWVAHFLIRALKGETITLFGDGHQVRDILHVHDAVAAYLLLRDQITTHAGRAFNLGGGPTNAVSLMTVLDEIARLTDRPVITRFEPPRTGDQLWFVADTRRLEAATGWRRQIPWKAGLTSLHDWLVEDGTAITGAAPPATLAERAAGADGGGRKQWSLMA; encoded by the coding sequence ATGACATCAGCCTCTTCCGAAAACAGGGCCGCTGAAGACCCGGCCTTCGGGGTCGCCGAATGGTTCCGCCCCGGCGATCATATGCGGGTGCTGGACAGCCTGGACCATATCGAGGCGCTGGGCGCATCATGGTTGCGCACGCATCTCTCCTGGGCGGATTTCCACGCGCCCGGCGGCCAGGACTGGTATGACTGGCTGATTCCGACCCTGGCGGCCAGGGTGGAGGTGCTGCCCTGCATTCATTACACCCCGCCATCGCTGTCGCGCACCGGCACCAGCGCCGGCCCGCCGCATCGGCCGCAGGATCTGGCCGATTTCGTCGATCTGGCCCTCAGCCGCTATGGCCACCATTTCCCGCGCATCGAGCTTTGGAACGAGCCCAACAACCTGCTGGACTGGGACTGGCGGGCCGATCCCGACTGGCGGATCTTCTGCGAGATGATCGGCGCCGCCGCCTGGTGGTCCGAACATCGCGGCTGGCCGGTGGTGCTGGGGGGGCCGTGCCCCTTCGACCTGAACTGGCTGGAGCTGATGGGCGAGCGCGGCGTGCTGGGCACGGTGTCCGCCGTTGGCATCCACGGTTTTCCCGGCACCTGGGACAGCGAGGCCGGCGGCTGGGAAGGCTGGACCCGGCATATCACCGCTCTGCGCGACCTGCTGGACCGTCATCATCCCCGGGCCGGGATCTGGATCACCGAAGGCGGCTATTCCACCTGGCGTCACGACCAGCGCGAACAGGCCCGGCGTTTCCTTCAGGCGCTGGATGCGCCGGCCGACCGGCTGTACTGGTATGGCCTGCGCGACCTGCCGCCCGATGTGGCGGTGCAGGAAGGCCGCCAGTTCGACATCCGCCATTACCACATGGGTATGCTGGACGATCGCGGCCGCGACAAGCTGCTGGCCCGGCTGCTGCGCCAGGGCGGGGTCGCCGCCGTGCGCCGCAAGATCGCGATCAGCGAAGACAGCCCGCGCCGCGCCGACGATGGCGATGCCGACCCTGCCGGCACCACCCGCGGCACCACCCGCCGCCGGGCCGCGTCTCCGGTGCTGATCACCGGTGGCGCCGGCTTCATCGGCAGCAATCTGGCCGACGCGCTGCTGACGCAGGGCGAGGACGTCATCCTGTTCGACAACCTCAGCCGGCCGGGGGTCAGCACCAATGTCGACTGGCTGCGCGCCCGCCACGGCAACCATGTGGCGCTGCATGCCGCCGACATCCGCGACCTCGATGCCCTGAGCGAGGCCGCCGGCGACGCCGGATCGGTGTTTCATCTGGCGGCCCAGGTGGCGGTGACCGAAAGCCTGACGGCACCGGTCGAAGACTTCGCCATCAACGCCGCCGGCACGCTCCATCTGCTGGAGGCGCTGCGTGCCAAATCCGACCCGACCCCGCTGGTCTTCGCCAGCACCAACAAGGTCTATGGCCATCTGACCCATCTGGCGCTGGAACAGGGGCCGCAAGGCCATCTGCCGGTCGATGCGCGCCTGCGTCAGGGCGGCATCGACGAAGGCCACAGCCTTGACCTTGCCACGCCCTATGGCTGTTCCAAGGGGGCCGCCGACCAGTATGTGCTGGATTACGCCAGCTCCTTCGGCCTGCCCGCGGCGGTGCTGCGGATGAGCTGCATCTATGGCCCCCGCCAGTTCGGCACCGAGGATCAGGGCTGGGTGGCGCATTTCCTGATCCGGGCGCTGAAAGGCGAGACCATCACCCTGTTCGGCGATGGTCATCAGGTGCGCGACATCCTGCATGTGCACGACGCGGTCGCGGCCTATCTGCTGCTGCGCGACCAGATCACCACCCATGCCGGCCGCGCCTTCAATCTGGGCGGCGGCCCCACCAACGCCGTCAGCCTGATGACGGTGCTGGACGAAATCGCCCGCCTGACCGACCGGCCGGTGATCACCCGGTTCGAGCCGCCGCGCACCGGCGACCAGTTGTGGTTCGTGGCCGATACCAGGCGGCTGGAGGCCGCCACCGGCTGGCGCCGCCAGATCCCGTGGAAGGCGGGGCTGACAAGCCTGCACGACTGGCTGGTCGAAGACGGCACCGCCATCACCGGTGCCGCACCCCCCGCCACCCTGGCGGAGCGGGCAGCCGGCGCCGATGGCGGTGGCCGCAAGCAATGGAGTCTCATGGCATGA
- a CDS encoding TIGR04295 family B12-binding domain-containing radical SAM protein: MKIALVNPPWTFDGSIYFGCREPHLPLELGYTRAMLEAAGHEVLLIDAHLQAIDSADAAALVADFSPAMTVVTTAPTYLFWRCAQPELRVPAAFIRDLNRRGGLVVAVGPHGSTTPGPTLRKLKADAVVMGECEEVVAALADAGGRSAMTRVAATAWIDRDGTLRVNGTGHASRFTDLPPLAWPDDWVRRHRHHHHRFDAAPDGPGAEVEASRGCPYACTFCAKLDFRDRYRRRDLNLLLAEIDRLIAQGVTYLYFIDEIFLPQKPLLEALVARDIRFGIQTRIDLWKPDMLALLGRAGCVSIEAGVESLTVAGRAALDKRCRIGTDELTRLLITAREHVPFVQANLIGTPEDDPAEVSAWRDLVQGQGVWANDPVPLYPYPASPQYRQMWGLPDDHAWERAHDHYLAAFDRFSDIQDERPVALARLEAACGR, from the coding sequence ATGAAGATCGCGCTCGTCAATCCGCCCTGGACCTTCGACGGCAGCATCTATTTCGGCTGCCGCGAGCCCCATCTGCCGCTGGAACTGGGCTATACCCGCGCGATGCTGGAGGCCGCCGGCCATGAGGTGCTGCTGATCGACGCCCATCTTCAGGCGATCGACAGCGCCGATGCCGCGGCCCTGGTCGCGGATTTCAGCCCCGCGATGACCGTGGTCACCACCGCTCCCACCTATCTGTTCTGGCGCTGTGCCCAGCCGGAACTGCGGGTGCCGGCGGCCTTCATCCGCGATCTGAACCGCCGGGGCGGGCTGGTCGTCGCGGTCGGCCCGCATGGCTCCACCACCCCCGGCCCCACCCTGCGCAAGCTGAAGGCCGATGCCGTGGTGATGGGCGAATGCGAAGAGGTGGTGGCAGCCCTGGCCGATGCCGGCGGCCGGTCCGCCATGACCCGCGTCGCCGCCACCGCCTGGATCGACCGCGACGGCACGCTCCGGGTCAACGGCACCGGCCATGCCAGCCGCTTCACCGACCTGCCGCCGCTCGCCTGGCCCGACGACTGGGTGCGGCGTCACCGCCATCATCATCACCGCTTCGATGCCGCCCCCGACGGCCCCGGCGCCGAGGTGGAAGCCTCGCGCGGCTGCCCCTATGCCTGCACCTTCTGCGCCAAGCTCGATTTCCGCGATCGCTATCGCCGCCGCGACCTGAACCTGCTGCTGGCCGAGATCGACCGGCTGATCGCGCAGGGCGTGACCTATCTCTATTTCATCGACGAGATCTTCCTGCCCCAGAAGCCGCTGCTGGAGGCGCTGGTCGCCCGCGATATCCGCTTCGGCATCCAGACCCGCATCGATCTGTGGAAGCCCGACATGCTGGCGCTGCTGGGTCGGGCTGGCTGCGTGTCGATCGAGGCCGGAGTCGAAAGCCTCACCGTCGCCGGCCGGGCCGCCCTCGACAAGCGCTGCCGGATCGGCACCGACGAGCTGACCCGGCTGCTGATCACGGCACGCGAACACGTGCCCTTCGTCCAGGCCAATCTGATCGGCACGCCCGAGGATGACCCGGCCGAGGTTTCCGCCTGGCGCGATCTGGTGCAGGGCCAGGGCGTGTGGGCGAATGATCCGGTGCCGCTCTATCCCTATCCCGCCTCGCCCCAGTACCGCCAGATGTGGGGCCTGCCCGACGATCATGCCTGGGAACGGGCGCATGACCACTACCTCGCGGCCTTCGACCGGTTCAGCGACATTCAGGACGAGCGGCCGGTGGCGCTGGCGCGTCTGGAGGCGGCATGCGGTCGCTGA
- a CDS encoding glycosyltransferase family 4 protein has protein sequence MRSLTPPLSLLITADAVGGVWRYAMDAARALNGRAQAVPGAAPRTIAASLLGIGPDPSQRQIAEAAEAGIALSWAHTPLDWQVDGPDALARSGRIVADAVARAAPDILHLNNPPFLPFVDPQLPRIAAAHSCMATWWRAVRGQTLPADLVWHNHATARGLAAADAVLCPSQAFADDVTAIYGALPDLHVVANASRPVMAAPRDQRVLAAPRDQRVLAAARWWDPAKNLAVLDAAAEGMIWPVDIAGPLDDPAGLAVAVSHVTALGVLDHHTLRRRLARAPVFVSLSLYEPFGLAVLEAATAGAALVLSDIPTHRELWEDCALFVDPNDPAAARDAVNRLAGDPVARGRLGLLAMTRSATFSPTRQAEALLALYGGVLARHAGRPQPDASSPAPASPESGAARP, from the coding sequence ATGCGGTCGCTGACCCCGCCTCTGAGCCTGTTGATCACCGCCGATGCGGTGGGGGGCGTCTGGCGTTATGCCATGGATGCCGCGCGCGCGCTCAACGGCCGTGCGCAGGCGGTGCCGGGGGCCGCCCCCCGAACGATCGCCGCCAGCCTGCTCGGCATCGGCCCCGATCCGTCGCAGCGCCAAATCGCCGAGGCGGCCGAGGCCGGCATCGCGCTGTCCTGGGCGCATACCCCGCTCGACTGGCAGGTCGACGGCCCCGATGCGCTGGCGCGAAGCGGCCGGATCGTCGCCGATGCCGTGGCGCGGGCGGCGCCCGATATCCTGCATCTGAACAATCCGCCCTTTCTGCCGTTCGTCGACCCGCAACTGCCACGCATCGCCGCCGCCCATTCCTGCATGGCGACATGGTGGCGTGCCGTGCGCGGCCAGACGCTGCCGGCCGATCTCGTCTGGCACAATCACGCCACCGCGCGCGGGCTTGCCGCCGCCGACGCGGTGCTGTGCCCCTCGCAGGCCTTCGCCGATGACGTCACCGCCATCTATGGCGCCCTGCCCGATCTGCATGTGGTGGCGAACGCGTCCCGGCCGGTGATGGCGGCGCCCAGGGATCAGCGGGTGCTGGCGGCGCCCAGGGATCAGCGGGTGCTGGCGGCGGCGCGGTGGTGGGATCCGGCCAAGAACCTCGCCGTGCTGGATGCCGCCGCCGAAGGCATGATCTGGCCGGTGGACATAGCAGGACCGCTCGACGATCCCGCGGGCCTCGCGGTCGCGGTGTCGCATGTCACGGCGCTGGGCGTGCTCGATCATCACACGCTGCGCCGCCGGCTGGCGCGGGCGCCGGTCTTCGTCTCGCTGTCGCTTTACGAACCCTTCGGGCTGGCGGTGCTGGAAGCCGCCACCGCCGGTGCGGCCCTGGTGCTGTCGGACATCCCCACCCATCGCGAATTGTGGGAGGACTGCGCCCTGTTCGTCGACCCCAACGATCCGGCTGCGGCCCGCGATGCCGTGAACCGGCTGGCCGGCGATCCGGTGGCGCGCGGCCGTCTGGGATTGCTGGCGATGACCCGGTCCGCCACCTTCTCGCCGACGCGACAGGCCGAGGCATTGCTCGCGCTCTATGGCGGGGTTCTGGCACGCCATGCCGGCCGGCCGCAACCGGATGCATCGTCCCCGGCCCCCGCCAGCCCCGAGTCAGGAGCCGCCCGGCCATGA
- a CDS encoding CgeB family protein → MKFVLFSHSVVSCWNHGNAHFQRGIVRELSARGHEVVVLEPADGWSRTNLVAGQGPEVVARFHETFPEIRAVCYLGPADIDPVLDGADVVIVHEWTDPALVADLGRRRMTGARFLLLFHDTHHRAVSAPHEMAALDLDGYDAVLAFGAVLAETWRRHGWGRNVHVWHEAADLRLFGPRPDIQPDHDRDRRDLVWIGNWGDGERGAELDEFLVEPVRALALTATIHGVRYPDPARQALARAGIDYAGWIANADVPRAFAGHRMTVHVPRRFYATDLPGIPTIRMFEALASGIPLVSAPWADTEGLFRTGTDYLTAETGPRMRQQIRRILADRDLAADLAARGRETILARHGCNHRVDQLLKILSGLAPHRFNSNRLDAGRFAPNRLDADRSGTREAAR, encoded by the coding sequence ATGAAATTCGTTCTGTTCAGTCATTCCGTGGTGTCGTGCTGGAATCACGGCAACGCCCATTTCCAGCGCGGCATCGTGCGGGAATTGTCCGCACGCGGCCACGAGGTCGTGGTGCTGGAACCCGCCGACGGCTGGAGCCGGACCAATCTGGTGGCCGGCCAGGGGCCGGAGGTGGTCGCCCGGTTCCACGAGACGTTCCCTGAGATCCGCGCCGTTTGCTATTTAGGCCCCGCCGATATCGACCCGGTGCTCGACGGCGCCGACGTGGTGATCGTGCATGAATGGACCGATCCGGCGCTGGTCGCCGATCTGGGCCGGCGGCGCATGACCGGCGCCCGCTTTCTGCTGCTGTTCCACGACACCCATCATCGCGCGGTTTCAGCCCCGCACGAGATGGCGGCACTGGATCTGGATGGCTATGACGCGGTGCTGGCCTTCGGCGCGGTTCTGGCCGAAACCTGGCGGCGCCATGGCTGGGGTCGCAATGTCCATGTCTGGCATGAAGCCGCCGATCTGCGGCTGTTCGGGCCGCGCCCCGATATCCAACCCGATCATGACAGGGACCGGCGCGATCTGGTCTGGATCGGCAATTGGGGCGATGGCGAGCGCGGGGCCGAACTGGATGAATTTCTGGTCGAGCCGGTGCGGGCCCTGGCCCTGACCGCCACCATCCACGGCGTGCGCTATCCCGATCCGGCGCGCCAGGCCCTGGCCCGGGCCGGCATCGATTATGCCGGCTGGATCGCCAATGCCGATGTGCCCCGGGCCTTTGCCGGCCACCGGATGACCGTGCACGTGCCCAGGCGGTTCTATGCGACCGACCTGCCCGGCATCCCCACCATCCGGATGTTCGAGGCGCTGGCCTCTGGCATTCCGCTGGTCTCGGCGCCGTGGGCCGATACCGAGGGCCTGTTCCGCACCGGCACCGATTATCTCACCGCCGAAACCGGCCCCCGGATGCGCCAGCAGATCCGCAGGATCCTGGCCGATCGCGACCTCGCCGCGGATCTGGCGGCGCGGGGCCGTGAAACAATCCTGGCCCGTCATGGTTGCAACCACCGTGTGGACCAGCTGCTGAAGATCCTGAGCGGTCTGGCGCCCCACCGTTTCAACTCGAACCGTCTCGATGCCGGCCGTTTCGCCCCAAACCGTCTCGATGCCGACCGTTCCGGAACCAGGGAGGCCGCCCGATGA